A single genomic interval of Candidatus Omnitrophota bacterium harbors:
- a CDS encoding class I SAM-dependent methyltransferase, with product MPEKTKKHFAPDAWWREWFNHIYLDVYAHRDDSGADKEIQAALAFLPLRPSHRILDLCCGNGRHCRALRKAGYGRVFGVDYSYPLLRQSIAESPSAHYLRADMRLLPFPGDSFDAWLSFFTSFGYFKTNVENISVLHEAARVLVHGGMFLLDYLNPDCVRRTLEPETEKKYGDYVIKERRFLSEDGERIEKEIVIENWGGKDHRYFESVRLYTLDEMKEMLESANLHLQGVHGSFLGEEFSPDSQRMILFGTKE from the coding sequence ATGCCGGAAAAAACGAAGAAACACTTTGCGCCGGACGCTTGGTGGCGCGAATGGTTCAACCATATCTATCTGGACGTATACGCCCATCGCGATGACAGCGGGGCAGACAAAGAAATTCAAGCGGCGCTTGCGTTCCTTCCCCTGCGCCCCAGCCATCGCATTTTAGATTTATGCTGCGGCAACGGACGGCATTGCCGCGCCCTGCGCAAAGCGGGATATGGCCGCGTCTTCGGCGTTGACTACTCCTATCCGTTGCTGCGCCAGTCGATTGCAGAATCGCCGTCAGCCCATTATCTGCGCGCCGATATGAGGCTTCTGCCTTTTCCCGGCGATAGCTTCGACGCATGGCTCTCGTTTTTTACGTCCTTTGGTTACTTTAAAACCAACGTAGAGAATATCAGCGTCCTTCATGAAGCCGCCCGCGTCTTGGTTCACGGAGGCATGTTTCTTCTCGATTATCTCAATCCGGATTGCGTTCGCCGGACGCTGGAGCCGGAAACGGAGAAAAAATACGGCGATTACGTCATCAAGGAACGCAGGTTCCTTTCCGAAGACGGAGAACGAATCGAAAAAGAGATCGTCATCGAAAATTGGGGCGGAAAAGACCACCGCTATTTCGAATCGGTGCGTTTGTATACGCTGGACGAGATGAAGGAAATGCTGGAATCCGCCAATTTACACCTCCAAGGCGTTCACGGCTCCTTCTTGGGAGAAGAATTCAGCCCCGATAGCCAGCGCATGATTCTTTTCGGAACGAAAGAATAA
- a CDS encoding FG-GAP-like repeat-containing protein: MIAAQWLISAIGFVVMTSIPDPVERIVDALQKRYPDQAIEGLNNIPDPLSAETRSRFEKAMKQLSPQGEWIPFLELLAQRTGGDGDFLFFLSQACWRAGDVESAMKWSQKAMDASPRDPSLLYKCAAIARTSGKLEEAKRRIDRILANDPDNADATFLLGSILAQEGKIDAARSALMKVIDRRLDHFQALYELGKLESQEGQDEEAVRYLQSAVRAYPFFREAYSALRTPLSRLKRKNDFDKMQRILERTRLWDPNKYNRLRYSFEHAFEINPAASEELAQELVTVEREDLAKQYLEELLKKNLAEDHLKLLLGQLRFNRKDAAGALELLNDIHESEIQASAEFQGLKAWTLFVMKRYGECRTILQEYGKTFADSPHFQSLQKAMLNLAPEAASSSQNQSSNASSTNADIPFIRFEDRTEKAGLLGFHHRLGNLDKRWIVDAMGSGVVVGDYDNDGDEDIYFVNGRPLLDAPDPNCRNALYRNDGGVFADVTEKAGVGDEGYGMCAVFGDADNDGWLDLFVGNFGDHVFYHNNGDGTFSETTEAAGLKQDGYAAAAAFGDVDGDDDLDLFVGNYVDFDPQRDGDLRANYHGLKVMMGPMSFRAEPDLLYLNDGTGHFREAGKEAGINVSEGRAMGASFFDMDLDGDLDLYVANDSTFNHVLRNDGHGHFEDYSFPSGAAVCENGQDGASMGVAISDMNNDGLFDIMVTSYENEYDVLFVNSGQGEFRERSGPMGLIGATRLLTTWGVGFCDFEADGWLDYYTVNGHTYPQVEELHLGRHYQQGVSIYRNTGSKLELSAQAVSSVTRAIAGRGSALLDYDGDGDMDIVVNCIDDSPMLLENISSRGNWLQVKLQTHSAQSYGARIVARKGDRKWTRMVDGGSGYLSQNSSILHFGFGDVDSIDDITVYWLNRSPQTIASPPLNRVMTIPYYSTSP; encoded by the coding sequence ATGATCGCCGCTCAATGGCTCATCTCGGCCATAGGATTTGTCGTAATGACTTCCATTCCCGATCCCGTTGAACGAATCGTTGACGCCCTTCAGAAAAGATATCCGGACCAGGCGATCGAAGGGTTGAATAATATTCCCGATCCCTTATCCGCCGAAACGCGCTCCCGTTTCGAAAAGGCCATGAAACAATTGTCTCCGCAGGGCGAATGGATTCCTTTCCTGGAATTGCTGGCGCAAAGAACCGGCGGCGATGGCGATTTTCTCTTTTTTCTTTCGCAGGCTTGCTGGCGGGCGGGAGATGTCGAATCCGCCATGAAATGGAGCCAGAAAGCTATGGACGCTTCCCCCCGCGATCCTTCGTTGCTGTACAAATGCGCGGCTATAGCTCGCACTTCGGGAAAATTGGAAGAAGCCAAGCGGCGCATCGACCGCATTCTCGCCAATGATCCCGATAATGCGGACGCGACGTTTCTATTAGGAAGCATTCTCGCGCAAGAAGGGAAAATTGACGCCGCGCGGTCGGCATTAATGAAAGTTATCGATCGGCGGCTGGATCATTTCCAGGCATTATACGAACTGGGAAAATTGGAAAGCCAGGAAGGCCAGGATGAGGAGGCGGTTCGTTATCTGCAAAGCGCGGTTCGCGCCTATCCCTTTTTTCGCGAAGCCTACAGCGCCCTAAGAACTCCCCTCTCTCGATTGAAAAGAAAGAATGACTTTGACAAAATGCAAAGGATTCTTGAGCGCACACGGCTATGGGATCCGAATAAATACAACCGCCTGCGCTACTCCTTCGAACACGCTTTCGAGATCAACCCCGCCGCCAGCGAAGAGTTGGCGCAGGAATTGGTTACGGTGGAACGGGAAGATTTGGCGAAACAATATCTGGAAGAATTGCTGAAGAAAAATCTGGCTGAAGACCACTTGAAATTGCTGCTGGGTCAATTGCGCTTCAATCGAAAAGACGCTGCAGGCGCGTTGGAATTGTTGAATGATATTCACGAATCGGAAATTCAAGCCTCCGCCGAATTCCAAGGCTTGAAAGCTTGGACGTTGTTCGTTATGAAACGCTACGGCGAATGCCGGACGATCCTGCAAGAGTATGGAAAGACATTCGCGGATTCTCCCCATTTCCAATCGCTGCAGAAAGCCATGTTGAATCTTGCGCCGGAGGCAGCGTCTTCAAGTCAAAACCAGAGTTCCAATGCCAGCTCTACGAATGCGGATATTCCATTTATCCGCTTTGAGGATCGGACAGAAAAAGCCGGTTTGCTTGGTTTCCATCATCGGTTGGGCAATCTGGACAAGCGATGGATTGTGGATGCGATGGGTTCGGGCGTTGTCGTCGGCGATTACGACAACGATGGAGACGAAGATATTTATTTCGTCAATGGACGCCCGCTGCTCGACGCTCCAGACCCAAACTGCCGCAACGCGCTCTATCGCAATGACGGCGGCGTATTTGCGGACGTAACGGAAAAGGCTGGCGTCGGCGACGAAGGATATGGAATGTGCGCGGTATTCGGCGATGCGGATAACGACGGATGGCTCGATTTATTCGTAGGAAACTTTGGCGACCATGTTTTTTACCATAATAACGGGGATGGAACGTTTTCCGAAACTACGGAAGCGGCGGGATTGAAGCAGGATGGATACGCGGCGGCGGCGGCGTTCGGCGATGTGGACGGAGACGACGATTTGGATTTGTTTGTGGGGAATTATGTGGATTTCGATCCCCAACGGGACGGCGATTTGCGCGCCAATTATCATGGTCTAAAAGTCATGATGGGGCCGATGTCTTTTCGCGCCGAACCGGATTTGCTTTATCTCAACGATGGAACCGGACATTTTCGCGAGGCGGGTAAAGAGGCGGGAATCAACGTTTCCGAAGGCCGCGCGATGGGCGCTTCGTTTTTCGATATGGACCTCGACGGCGACCTCGATCTCTACGTGGCCAACGATTCGACGTTCAACCACGTTTTGCGCAATGACGGGCATGGCCATTTCGAAGATTATAGTTTTCCTTCGGGCGCCGCCGTTTGCGAAAACGGGCAGGATGGCGCTAGCATGGGCGTGGCGATTAGCGATATGAACAACGACGGCTTGTTCGATATCATGGTCACCTCTTACGAGAACGAATACGACGTTTTGTTCGTCAATTCGGGCCAAGGCGAGTTTCGCGAACGGAGCGGCCCGATGGGACTGATCGGCGCAACGCGGTTGTTAACTACGTGGGGCGTTGGTTTTTGCGATTTCGAGGCCGACGGATGGTTGGATTACTATACCGTCAACGGTCATACGTATCCGCAAGTGGAAGAGTTGCATCTTGGCCGCCATTATCAGCAAGGCGTTTCCATTTATCGCAATACGGGAAGCAAATTGGAACTAAGCGCGCAGGCGGTCTCGTCCGTAACGCGAGCCATAGCGGGACGTGGATCGGCTTTGTTGGATTACGACGGAGATGGCGATATGGATATCGTCGTTAATTGCATCGACGATTCACCGATGCTTTTGGAAAACATTTCTTCTCGAGGGAATTGGCTGCAAGTGAAGTTGCAAACCCATTCCGCACAATCCTACGGTGCGCGGATCGTGGCACGAAAGGGCGACCGGAAATGGACGCGCATGGTGGATGGAGGTTCCGGCTACTTGTCGCAAAATTCTTCCATCCTGCATTTCGGATTCGGCGATGTGGATTCGATCGACGATATTACTGTCTATTGGTTAAATCGTTCTCCTCAAACGATCGCCTCGCCGCCATTGAATCGTGTGATGACGATCCCGTATTATTCAACATCCCCATAA
- a CDS encoding type II toxin-antitoxin system HicB family antitoxin: MKTYAFPVVIEEDCFEDGRKAYRVSCKALQGCRTWGRTYEEALANIKDVIAMYIADMKVTGQPVPIDLSQGVVELTSPYVIVNL; the protein is encoded by the coding sequence ATGAAAACATACGCTTTTCCCGTCGTTATCGAAGAGGATTGCTTTGAAGATGGACGCAAAGCCTATCGCGTCTCTTGCAAGGCTCTCCAAGGTTGCAGAACATGGGGGCGTACCTATGAAGAAGCTCTTGCGAATATTAAGGATGTCATCGCGATGTACATTGCGGATATGAAGGTAACCGGCCAGCCCGTCCCCATCGATCTCTCTCAGGGCGTCGTCGAATTGACTTCCCCTTATGTAATAGTCAACCTATAA